ACCTAAGCCCGCGGGCGGAACGTCCGTTCGTCTCGATCAATTGCGGTGCATTCACCGAGACCCTTCTCGAATCGGAACTCTTCGGTTACATCAAGGGATCGTTTACCGGCGCCAACAGTAACCGCAAGGGCTTGTTCGAGGCAGCGAACAAAGGAACCATTTTCCTCGACGAGATCGGCGAAATGTCGCCTGCTATGCAGGTAAAACTGCTCAGGGTTTTGCAGGAGAGAAAAGTTCGTCCGGTCGGCGCGCACGAAGAAATATCGATCGACGCACGCGTCATCGCCGCGACAAATCGCGATCTGAAACAAATGTGTGCTGACGGAACGTTTCGAGAGGACCTGTTTTACCGCGTTTCGGTCATCCCGATCAATATTCCGCCGCTCCGCGAACGAAGCGAGGATATTCCAGAGCTTGTCGATCATTTCATCGGCAAATTTTGCGAACAAGCCGGACGAGATCTGTCGATCGCTCCGAAATCGATGCAAATGCTTGAAAAATATGTATGGGGCGGAAATGTCCGCGAACTCGAGCACACTATCGAACGGGCAGTCGCACTCGAACGCGGCGATTGCATCCAGCCGGAACGATTGCCGGACCATATCACAAATTACAACCCTGAGCGGATCAAGGCCGAATTTGACCTGCCCGATGACGGCCTGAATTTAACTGCACACCTCGAAAATTTGGAAAAGACCTATGTTATCGAGGCTCTGCGGAAGACCTCAGGAAATCAGACCCGTGCGGCCGACCTGCTGCAGATGCAGGTTCGATCGCTGCGTCATTTGCTTGATAAACACAACATCCGCAATCTTTCGGCCCAGATGCGAAACGGAGACTAAGCCGTTCAGATCCGATCCTTGGTCTCGGGTCTGTTCGTTCACGTAATTCCGCCCCGAACCGCCTCATAAACTCTCTAGCCCGTCCGCCTAACCGTCTTTTCTGAATAACCACGTCACCATGACACTTTTTGTCATCGGCCCGTTACCAAAAACTGTTAGAAAAAAGGCATTTTATTCGACGTTTTTCCGACTCCCGATCGGCAAGAAAATCTCCTAACTAATGTAATATCAGTATTTACGGTTGTGTATACCTGGTATTCAATGTTGTGGCACGCTTCTTGTATCTAGGTATCTCGCCTGGGAAAGGTAGATAAGGACTTGAATCAAAAACTTTAGGAGATTGTGAATTAGAAATGAAAAATCAGAAAGGTTTCTCGCTTATAGAACTCTTGATCGTTGTGGTCATCATCGGTATCATCGCTGCGATCGCTATCCCGAACCTCCTTGCGGCACGCCGCTCGGCTAACGAAGGTTCAGCAATTTCGGCTCTGCGTACGCTTCATGGTGCACAGATGACGTACGGTGCAACTTCTGGTGCTGGTCAGTATGCCGGTGCTCTTGCTAACGATGCTACCGGTTTGGCAGCACTCAACACCGCCGGCCTCGTTGATGGTCAGCTCGGTGCTGGTCTGAAGAGCGGTTACACGTATGTTGGCGGCCGCGTTGCCGGTACCGCTGCTGCTCCTGCACAGTTCTGGTTCTCGACTGTTCCGCAGACGACGACCGGTGTAACACAGACTGGTACACGCCGTTTCGGTATCGCTACTGACGGTGTTATCGTTTTCGACGCGACAGCCGCTACCCTGGGCAACCAGTTTGCTGATGTCGCAGCTATGGCTCCGGTTGCTCCGGTTACCGTTCTCGGCAACTAATAGCATCCTTGCTTCTTAGACAAAAGAGGAATCGAATTCGTTCGGTTCCTCTTTTTCGTTCCCCTGACCCGGACTTCGGCACGAGCTCCGGCTCGAGCCACGGCTGCGGCAAAGACACGTCGCGTACCGAGCCCGAACAGATCGAAAAACTCGGCAGTTGATGTTAGAATCATTTCGACCTGAATTGACGGGTCATCATCCGAATTCTTCCGGATGGCCAGTTAAGTCCAAACCGAAAAATGTTCGCTCAGATAGCAGCCATATCCGGCAATACGTTCCGCGAGGCGATCCGCGACCGCATCCTATACAACCTCGTTCTCTTCGTTCTGCTGATCACGGCCTGTGCCATACTGCTTGGTGAATTGACAGACGGACAAGAGGCTCGAACGATCGTCAACATCGGATTGACGGCCATGCTTGTATTCGGAACCTTCATTGCGATCTTCGTTGGTGTAGGGCTGGTTTCGAAAGAGATCGAAAAGCGGACGGTCTTCGCGATCTTTGCAAAACCAGTTAAGCGAAGCGTCTTTATCGTCGGAAAATACCTTGGTCTTTGTCTAACTCTATTGGTTAACGTTCTGATAATGGGATTTGGTGTCACGCTCGCTTTGGTATATGTCGGCGGCACATCGCTGGTAGCAAGTATTTGGCCGGCCATCTATCTGATCTTTCTCGAACTCGCCATAATAACTGCCGTCGCCATCGTCTTTTCGTCATTTTCGTCACCTTCGCTATCGGCGCTTTTGACCTTTTTTGTCTTCGTTATCGGGCATCTCAGCTCGTCGCTTCGCGATCTCGGACAAGCGATGGGCTCTGCATTCGCACGTTTCGTGCTGGACGCGATCTTTTTCATGATGCCGAACCTCTCGCTATTCAGTTTTCGAACCGAGGCCGCTAACGGCATAACGCCGAACAACGAAATGATCTTTGGCGGCACAGCATACGCCGTCGTCTATATCCTGATCCTGATCACAATTACCATTGTCATTTTCAGTCGGCGAAACTTTAAATGACATCCGATCGGCAATAAGGCGAGCGGTCTCAGTTAAATGAAGCACAGCAACGCAAATGTTATATTTTCGCTTTTGCTTATTGCGGCAGGATTTGCGGTCGTCGCGTTTCTCAGTTCTTTCGTCGAGCAGCGGCGAGTAAAGGTCCCTGCGGGATACGAGGATACCGACCTTGCTCTCGAAGGCAAGCGGCTAAAGGGTTGGGCACTTGGCACCGAAGGCCTGCTTGCGGATTGGTATTGGATGAGTTCGTTGCAGTACATTGGCGGCAAGATCGTTCGAAGCGAAGCTGAGACGATAAATCTCGAGGATCTTCGCCCGCTTAATCCTCGGTTGTTGTATCCGCTTCTTGATAATGCGACCGACCTCGACCCACGTTTCATGGCCGCTTATTCTTACGGAGCGAGCGTCTTGCCTGCCGTCGACCCGTCGCTTGCGATCAAACTGACAGAGAAGGGCATCGCGAACAACCCTTCGGCGTGGCGACTTTATCAATATCTTGGCTACATTTATTGGAGATTGAAAATGTATGAAAAAGCGGCCGAGACCTATGAGGCCGGTTCGCGAATCGCCGGTTCCGGCACCTTCATGCGGCAAATGGCCGCGGCAATGCAAACCGAAGGCGGCAGCCGAGATACGGCCCGGGCAATCTACTCCCAGATTCTAGCTGAAGCCGAAGATCAATCGTCACGGGATAATGCCCAATTACGATTGCTTGAGCTGGATTCGCTCGAGGAACGCGAGGCCGTGAATAAGCTCCTCGATGACCACAAAAGAAAAAATGGGACGTGCATCGATCGCGTTTCTGAGATCTTTGGAGGGTTGCGTGAGCTTCGATCACCCAAAGTCCGCAACATTAGGATAGACAAGAATAACCAACTGATCGACCCGGCCGGAACGCCTTACCGCCTCGATAACGAACGCTGTACGCTCGAACTCGGGACCGGATCGCCGATACCACGAAGCGTCCCGAATCAGTAATACTCTATGGACCACATTGTCGAGATCGACCATCTGTCAAAGAACTACGAGACCGGATTCTGGACAAAGAAACACGTCCGAGCTCTCGACGACCTTTCGTTGAGTATTGCTCCGGGCCAGATCTTCGGCTTTCTCGGCGGCAATGGCGCCGGTAAGACGACGACGATCAAGATTCTCATGGGTCTCTTGTTCCCGACATCCGGCACCGCCAGGATCCTCGGTCGCGACATATCGGATACCGCGATGCACTCGCATATCGGCTATTGCCCCGAGAACCCATATTTTTACGACTACCTGACAGCCTACGAGCTGATGGATTATTTTGGCCGCCTGCTTGGGCTCGCACCGGCAGCACGAAAGCAGAAGACCGAAGAACTTTTGACCAAGGTCGGAGTGGAAGAAAGGAGTTGGAACAAGCAGCTTAGAAAATTCTCGAAAGGAATGCTGCAGCGGGTCGGGCTTGCGCAGTCGCTTATCAACGAGCCTGAGATCGTATTCATGGATGAGCCGATGAGCGGTCTTGACCCCGTCGGCCGGCGCGAGATACGCGAGCTTATTGCCGGGCTACGCGACCACGGAACGACCGTCTTTATGTCGACGCACATCCTTTCTGACGTCGAGGCGCTTTGCAGCGAAGTTGCGATCCTCCGAAACGGTCGTTTGGCCGCTACCGGACGTCTGAGTGATCTAATGGTAGAAAGCGAGGGTGCCCGAGCATTCGAAATTATTGCCGGCGGAATAGCCACGGACGTGATCGCAGGTGCAGCAGCCGGGTTGCCAGGTTCGCGCGTTTTCTCAAAACCGAATGGAACTTGTATCGAGATTCTAGGCGAGGATCAGATCGGTGCGGCGATAGATGTCGTTCGCAATGCCGGCGGACGGATCATTTCCGTAAATCCGGTAAAACAATCGCTTGAAGAGCTGTTTGTCGAGAAAAGCAGCAATGCTTCCGAAGATCGCCCGGTGAGCTAGAGCAGCGAATGTACTGCGTGACGGGGTCAAACTCCGCCCGATTCGGTTCGGATCGCCGTTACGCGCCAGCGTATGTTTGCCCGGTCGTCATCGCGTTTGAAACCATCGATACTCAGGGTCACGGGTATCGTGCTGTCAGGCTCGAGCCGCGGTTGTTGAGTCGGAACCACGACACGTTTTTCCTTAACGACCGCGTTGAATTGATCGACGACCGAGACGTTCACCTCAAGCCCGTTGATCATTCTTGTGCCCTTGTTCCGGATCTTCCCGACGATGAACATCGATATCGAGCCAAATGGGTTGGGAGACTGAACGGTATCGGGGCTTGTCGAGATGATGATGTCCTTTGTCAGCAGTTCGAATTCCGGAGAACCTTCACGAAACGAACCCTCCAGAACCGCAACCCTCTGATCATCCATTGACGGACGCAAAGAGAAGAACCATACCCCGACGACGAGCAGCAATAGTCCAATAACACCGCCGATGATAAATCCCGTGTAGTTTCGAGGAGGCTTCTGACCATGTTGGAGCAATGTATCCATACAGGTATTTGATGCAATTTAGACAACCGATTCGACAAAAAGTTCCAATAGGTTATCATTTCGGAAACCCATTTCGAAATGCCCGTCGACCACGAAAACACCACTGACGAACAGCTCTACGTCGAGGCAGCCCTGCCGCTGCCGATCCGGAGGACGTTCACCTACCGCGTCCCAAACAGATATGGTGACGAAATATGGCTAGGTAGCCGGCTGCTCGTGCCGTTTGGCAAACGAACGCTTACGGGTTATGCGGTCGCTATACATCGCGGGCTCGATCACGATGCCGGGGTCGCAGCTGATTCGGTCAAGGACATCATTGAGGTCATCGACAATGATCCGCTGATAAATGCCGAGATACTCGATCTTACGCTTTGGACGGCAGATTATTACGCGGCATCCTGGGGCGAAGTTCTGAAAGCTTCGCTGCCCGCAGGCATCAATGCAACGGTCGAACGCGTATACCGGATCACCGCGTCCGGCCGCGAACGGCTTGAAGAAGAACGTGACAGCACACGGTTGAGCCAAAGATTGCTTCAATATCTCAGCGAGAATCCTGAAACGACGATCCGCCGACTTGCTCGCGAGTTCACTGAAAGATCGTTGAAAGGTGCGGTCCGCGAACTCGAACGTGATGGCCTCATTAACGCAGCCGATCAGGCCGTGGCAACAAAGGTAAAGCCAAAGCTCCGAAAGGCCGTACGGTTGCTGGACGGCGGGTCTCCGGCGGACACAAAGCCGCTGAGCGAAATGCAGCAAAAGGTGGTCGATACGCTCAAAGTCGCGGGAGGCGAAATGCTCTTCACCGACCTGTTGGAGAAAGCCGACATTGGGGCATCGCCGATCAGTACACTTGCTCGCCGTGGTCTCTTGGAGATCTCGGTCCAGGAGGTTCGTCGCGATCCGCTTGAGCCGGCGGAGCTTTTAGCCGATCCCCCGCTGAGCTTGAATCCCGGGCAGAGCTTCGTCCTTAACAGGATCGAAAAGTCGCTCAACAGCGGCGAATACCGCGGATTCCTTCTTCACGGCGTAACCGGCAGCGGGAAGACCGAAGTCTATATCAGGGCGATGCGTTCGGCCTTGAACGACGGCCGG
The DNA window shown above is from Chloracidobacterium sp. and carries:
- a CDS encoding sigma-54-dependent Fis family transcriptional regulator translates to MSNILIVDDEQSYRQLLSLVFEGDGHVVRTANNGREAVEVLRNEPADLIISDVKMPDMDGIEMLRVVRETMPDVGVVFMTAFASVETAREAFKLGADDFVTKPFDVEELKLIVKKTLEKQALIDENRAFKRAQRERGSIKNIVGNSQKMQAIFQMIETVAEVQSTVLICGESGTGKELVARAIHDLSPRAERPFVSINCGAFTETLLESELFGYIKGSFTGANSNRKGLFEAANKGTIFLDEIGEMSPAMQVKLLRVLQERKVRPVGAHEEISIDARVIAATNRDLKQMCADGTFREDLFYRVSVIPINIPPLRERSEDIPELVDHFIGKFCEQAGRDLSIAPKSMQMLEKYVWGGNVRELEHTIERAVALERGDCIQPERLPDHITNYNPERIKAEFDLPDDGLNLTAHLENLEKTYVIEALRKTSGNQTRAADLLQMQVRSLRHLLDKHNIRNLSAQMRNGD
- a CDS encoding ABC transporter permease subunit, which codes for MFAQIAAISGNTFREAIRDRILYNLVLFVLLITACAILLGELTDGQEARTIVNIGLTAMLVFGTFIAIFVGVGLVSKEIEKRTVFAIFAKPVKRSVFIVGKYLGLCLTLLVNVLIMGFGVTLALVYVGGTSLVASIWPAIYLIFLELAIITAVAIVFSSFSSPSLSALLTFFVFVIGHLSSSLRDLGQAMGSAFARFVLDAIFFMMPNLSLFSFRTEAANGITPNNEMIFGGTAYAVVYILILITITIVIFSRRNFK
- a CDS encoding ABC transporter ATP-binding protein, with protein sequence MDHIVEIDHLSKNYETGFWTKKHVRALDDLSLSIAPGQIFGFLGGNGAGKTTTIKILMGLLFPTSGTARILGRDISDTAMHSHIGYCPENPYFYDYLTAYELMDYFGRLLGLAPAARKQKTEELLTKVGVEERSWNKQLRKFSKGMLQRVGLAQSLINEPEIVFMDEPMSGLDPVGRREIRELIAGLRDHGTTVFMSTHILSDVEALCSEVAILRNGRLAATGRLSDLMVESEGARAFEIIAGGIATDVIAGAAAGLPGSRVFSKPNGTCIEILGEDQIGAAIDVVRNAGGRIISVNPVKQSLEELFVEKSSNASEDRPVS